The following are encoded in a window of Falco biarmicus isolate bFalBia1 chromosome 8, bFalBia1.pri, whole genome shotgun sequence genomic DNA:
- the LOC130153677 gene encoding protein mono-ADP-ribosyltransferase PARP14-like isoform X1 translates to MAGQRPGAFPLLVRGDWGAAGPPPALRKKLLCYFQSQKRSGGGECELRAGPEHLLVCFAHPEVRRRVLDRRVHELDWGPRGRLSLLVTELPAGGGPAQEVGHAGGAAEPVSEPQVSLPTSQDKEASVWAQQENTESCEKSEAKKATPRKSVIVVTTASGEEIEDEIVEMYFENKKKSGGGAIESYVKKDQQMIISFQDEEDAQEVLQRKHHSVKKIDLFVEPWQVETPQEPCQVEDSQGSLPSTVFVLENVQETVKDCMLIMLVENISGLSEDDGDFSVEMIPEIHAAVVSFTGNTAVGEFAKMLNENHRAKQQNITARCLELTKSIRAENIPPNTPSDYITIYFENKKNGGAQVVDVQQLPDEDAAIITFSDHKDVTNILAKQHLLNKTPISVYPYYISLGTALYGKEGPQIKNPDPIMVSLDPYIWCYLQRNNKIIEAISCEMAKCNCVLTWPEPHCADPKVTLHPSATLSEQKRLASRLIKTWNENVCTAFSHSISKYKAIECQVSSEVWEAIRNSFTHDEVLIMPYISKDLLVLVGEKEVVNNVEQELKFLIEKATKEIEREKQRTEEIVVMSAGEFAILQSTGLEEKIHKEFPALRMTPDHLQKVINLRGVPEEVYKVKGEILDNIRKMAKKTVNIHPHIFQFLEQIDNETLSQSLFMSKQISAFYELDTEGVILKGSAPEDLLKAEEEIKKELDYKSITLEDESVLQKKEWRMLTKRNCSNEAIIVTQVESQVIIAGCSQAVAKAFEELHNFVDENTQVQKVIGGKPTVVIMFFETEKTSVWGDLQNKGVKVDFSTQKKHRVISLSGPRREVLKGVTLVEEILSGLHFNRVVIREPGAESYFKEREPFFAASVKQEFKCLIRLEEQSEQLEEQQENSNTGKSYTQVTIGGIVIAVYKADLCTYPVDVVVNASNEDLKHIGGLAEALLKAAGPELQQECDELVKKNGSLQPGCAVITGPGKLPCKNIIHAVGPRWRKDEAEKCVFLLRKTVKKSLQLAETYNHRSIALPAISGGIFGFPRELCTYSIVSSVKETLEESMGDSSLKEIHLVDVAQDNIRAFSKALREVFSNYSSYKSLHQDSIVHQPRKRKISQNSKNFPLVTTEEGLNIMLRKGSIEDATTDIVVISVARDLQLDKGPLAKALLSKAGPMLQMGLEEEGLAKTPEEGSVLKTEGYDLSCSVVLHAVVPAWSQRRTSSKVLGDIIVKCLEIAEELSLKSITFPAIGTGNLGFPRSVVAKLLFDKVFEFSSKNGVNSLEEVHFLLHPKDTANIQEFAAELENRCGNAVDDEVQKTSPNKASQGTAFFGTSSTPAQNVYEMTIGSIVFRVAEGDITKEEGDVIVNITNQTFSLKTGVSKAILNGAGKAVEDECAQLASQSNKSCITTQAGSLPCKKIIHVVAQDDIKALVSKVLQECELQQYTSVTFPAIGTGEAGRDPAVVADNMIDAVTDFARNNSAPSVKTIKVVIFQPHLLNVFHRSMQKRLSPAKTGAKSLLTKLKSFWSSDKCSPKEETKAVLEKRVDLAVVQICGENKKKVEEAEKWLRSAILKEQFQTEIVNESIVHFGEAESEKLRTLQKKLKIALHLDGTSIKISGLEKDVWIAYSAIQEMIHGVKAAKQEELRAELLQNLIEWKYFEKDSYVPFNSLTNMHLENAFIRKRKDVPVVIDEKKYTVNVEARYAVDDQGKRIPVIRVDKSEDQESTVLPATWDDMQNQRLKIVELKPETREYRDVQEKFLSTCQSLKIEKIERVQNPFFWKTYQIKKREMDNKNGNKNNERLLFHGTSKESLTLINNYGFNRSYAGMHAANFGNGTYFAVNANYSASDTYSKPDANGKKYMYLARVLVGEYSQGTRGSITPAAKSSSSSIDLFDSSTDNMKHPSMFIIFNDIQAYPEYLITFTR, encoded by the exons ATGGCGGGGCAGCGGCCGGGCGCCTTCCCGCTGCTGGTGCGCGGCGACTGgggcgccgccgggccgccgcccgccctgAGGAAGAAGCTGCTCTGCTACTTCCAGAGCCAGAAGCGCTCGGGCGGCGGCGAGTGCGAGCTGCGGGCCGGCCCCGAGCACCTCCTCGTCTGCTTCGCCCACCCCGAGG TGCGGCGGCGGGTGCTCGACCGGCGGGTCCATGAGCTCGACTGGGGGCCCAGAGGGCGGCTGTCGCTGCTCGTCACCGAGCTGCCCGCGGGCGGCGGCCCGGCGCAG GAGGTGGGACacgccggcggggcggcggagCCAG TTAGTGAACCCCAGGTGTCTCTTCCCACCAGCCAGGATAAAGAGGCTTCTGTGTGGGCTCAGCAGGAGAATACAG aatcATGTGAGAAATCGGAAGCGAAAAAAGCAACCCCTAGGAAATCTGTCATAGTAGTAACCACTGCTTCTGGGGAGGAAATAGAAGATGAGATTGTGGAAAtgtactttgaaaataaaaagaagtctgGTGGGGGGGCCATCGAGTCCTATGTCAAAAAGGATCAGCAAATGATCATCAGCTTTCAGGATGAGGAAG ATGCCCAAGAAGTTTTGCAGAGGAAGCATCACTCAGTGAAGAAAATTGATCTGTTTGTGGAGCCATGGCAAGTGGAGACTCCCCAGGAGCCGTGCCAAGTGGAGGACTCCCAAGGATCCCTGCCTTCCACCGTATTTGTGCTTGAAAATGTGCAGGAGACAGTAAAAGATTGCATGTTAATTATGCTGGTAGAGAACATCAGTGGCTTGTCAGAGGATGATGGTGACTTCAGTGTAGAAATGATACCTGAAATACATGCTGCTGTGGTTTCTTTTACTGGGAATACTG CTGTAGGGGAATTTGCAAAAATGCTTAATGAAAACCACAGAGCAAAGCAACAAAATATTACTGCACGGTGCCTTGAGCTAACAAAAAGCATTAGGGCTGAAAATATACCACCTAACACACCCAGTGACTATATAACCATCTACTTTGAAAATAAGAAGAATGGAGGTGCACAAGTGGTGGAtgttcagcagctgcctgaTGAAGATGCAGCTATCATTACATTCAGTGACCATAAAG atgTAACCAATATCTTGGCAAAGCAGCATTTACTCAACAAAACACCAATCTCTGTCTATCCTTACTACATCTCACTGGGAACAGCTTTATATGGAAAGGAAGGGCCACAAATAAAGAATCCAGATCCAATTATGGTGTCTCTGGATCCGTATATCTGGTGTTACTTGCAGAGAAATAATAAGATAATTGAGGCAATAAGTTGTGAAATGGCAAAGTGTAATTGTGTGCTAACGTGGCCTGAACCCCACTGTGCAGACCCAAAAGTTACTTTGCATCCTTCAGCTACTTTGTCTGAGCAGAAGAGATTAGCATCTCGATTGATCAAGACATGGAATGAAAATGTTTGCACCGCATTTTCACATAGCATATCGAAGTACAAAGCAATAGAATGTCAAGTAAGTTCAGAGGTGTGGGAAGCCATTAGAAACAGCTTTACCCACGATGAAGTTCTGATAATGCCATATATTTCGAAGGATTTACTTGTTTTAGTAGGTGAAAAAGAAGTTGTGAATAATGTTGAACAAGAACTGAAGTTTCTAATAGAAAAGGCCACCAAAGaaattgaaagagaaaagcaaagaactgaagaaatagTGGTAATGAGTGCAGGGGAGTTTGCAATTTTACAGAGTACTGGTCTTGAAGAAAAAATTCATAAGGAGTTCCCAGCCCTGCGGATGACTCCTGATCATTTGCAGAAGGTAATTAACCTACGTGGAGTGCCTGAGGAAGTCTATAAAGTAAAAGGGGAAATATTAGATAATATACgcaaaatggcaaagaaaacagtCAATATCCACCCccatattttccagtttttagaGCAAATTGATAATGAAACCCTGTCACAGAGCCTGTTTATGTCAAAACAAATCAGTGCCTTTTATGAGCTTGACACAGAAGGTGTCATCTTGAAAGGGAGTGCTCCTGAAGATCTCctaaaagcagaagaagaaataaagaaggaacTGGACTACAAAAGCATTACTTTAGAGGATGAATCAGTCCTCCAGAAGAAGGAATGGAGGATGCTTACCAAGAGAAATTGCTCTAATGAAGCTATAATAGTCACTCAGGTAGAGAGTCAGGTCATTATTGCTGGTTGTTCTCAAGCTGTAGCAAAAGCCTTTGAAGAACTTCATAACTTTGTAGATGAAAACACGCAAGTACAAAAGGTCATTGGTGGAAAGCCCACGGTGGTCATAATGTTTTTTGAGACAGAGAAGACCAGTGTTTGGGGTGACTTACAGAATAAAGGTGTGAAAGTTGACTTtagcacacagaaaaaacataGAGTTATATCCTTGAGTGGGCCGAGAAGAGAAGTGCTGAAGGGAGTCACCTTAGTTGAGGAAATTCTGTCTGGCCTGCATTTTAATCGTGTGGTAATTAGAGAGCCAGGAGCCGAGTCATATTTCAAAGAGCGAGAACCCTTTTTTGCTGCCAGTGTGAAACAAGAATTTAAGTGTCTAATCAGGCTGGAAGAGCAGTCAGAACAActggaagaacagcaagaaaatagtAATACAGGCAAGTCCTATACTCAAGTGACCATAGGTGGAATTGTAATAGCTGTTTATAAAGCTGACTTGTGCACTTATCCTGTTGATGTTGTGGTAAATGCATCTAATGAGGACTTAAAACACATCGGTGGCCTTGCTGAGGCACTGTTAAAAGCGGCTGGTCCAGAACTGCAACAGGAGTGTGACGAGCTGGTGAAGAAGAACGGGAGTTTGCAGCCTGGGTGTGCGGTTATCACGGGCCCTGGGAAACTCCCCTGCAAGAACATCATTCATGCTGTTGGTCCCAGGTGGAGGAAGGATGAAGCAGAGAAGTGCGTGTTCTTGTTAAGAAAGACAGTGAAGAAAAGTCTGCAACTGGCTGAAACATACAATCATCGCTCCATAGCTCTCCCTGCTATAAGTGGAGGGATTTTTGGCTTCCCACGGGAGCTGTGTACGTATTCGATTGTATCCTCCGTCAAGGAGACCTTGGAAGAATCCATGGGGGACAGCAGCTTGAAGGAGATTCATCTTGTGGATGTTGCACAGGATAACATTCGGGCATTCAGCAAGGCACTGAGAGAAGTGTTTTCAAATTACTCTTCCTACAAGTCACTGCATCAGGACAGTATAGTTCATCAGcctaggaaaaggaaaatttctcaAAATAGCAAGAACTTCCCATTGGTAACAACTGAGGAGGGCCTCAACATCATgctgagaaaaggaagcattGAAGATGCTACA ACAGACATTGTTGTCATCAGTGTTGCCAGAGATCTCCAGCTTGATAAAGGGCCGCTTGCTAAAGCTTTGCTAAGCAAGGCAGGACCGATGCTTCAGATGGGCTTGGAAGAGGAAGGCCTAGCAAAAACACCTGAGGAAGGCTCTGTGTTGAAAACAGAAGGTTATGATCTGAGTTGCAGTGTTGTGCTTCATGCTGTCGTACCTGCATGGTCCCAGAGACGCACATCTTCAAAG GTCTTGGGCGACATCATCGTAAAATGCCTGGAGATTGCTGAGGAACTATCTTTGAAGTCAATTACTTTCCCAGCAATTGGGACAGGGAATTTAGGATTCCCAAGGTCTGTTGTTGCTAAATTACTGTTTGACAAAGTGTTTGAATTCAGTAGTAAAAATGGAGTAAATTCTCTCGAGGAAGTTCACTTTCTATTGCATCCAAAAGACACAGCTAATATTCAG GAATTTGCAGCTGAACTTGAGAACAGGTGTGGAAATGCTGTAGATGATGAAGTGCAGAAGACTTCTCCAAATAAAGCTAGCCAAGGCACAG ctttcTTTGGTACCTCTTCAACCCCAGCACAGAATGTATATGAAATGACGATTGGCTCCATCGTGTTCCGGGTGGCAGAAGGCGATATTACCAAGGAAGAGGGAGATGTCATTGTAAACATAACAAACCAAACCTTCAGCCTCAAAACAG GTGTCTCTAAAGCCATTCTGAATGGTGCTGGAAAAGCAGTTGAAGATGAATGTGCTCAACTAG CCTCACAATCTAACAAGAGCTGTATCACCACCCAAGCAGGAAGTCTgccatgcaaaaaaataatccatgttGTTGCCCAAGATGATATCAAGGCGCTAGTCTCCAAAGTGCTTCAGGAGTGTGAATTACAGCAGTATACCTCTGTCACCTTCCCAGCAATTGGAACAG GTGAGGCAGGCCGTGATCCAGCTGTAGTAGCTGACAACATGATAGACGCAGTAACTGATTTTGCAAGAAATAACTCTGCTCCTTCTGTGAAAACCATTAAAGTTGTCATCTTTCAGCCACATCTGCTGAATGTGTTCCATAGAAGCATGCAGAAAAGACTAAGTCCTGCTAAAACAGGAGCCAAATCATTGCTAACCAAGTTAAAGT CATTCTGGAGCTCTGACAAATGTTCTCCAAAGGAAGAAACCAAAGCAGTTTTGGAAAAGAGGGTTGACCTGGCTGTTGTGCAGATCTGCggtgaaaacaaaaagaaagtggaagaagctgaaaagtgGTTGAGGAGTGCGATTTTAAAGGAgcaatttcaaacagaaatcGTAAATGAGTCTATCGTTCATTTTGGTGAAGCAGAGAGTGAGAAACTGCGTACCCtacaaaagaaactaaaaattgCTCTTCATTTGGATGGTACCTCTATTAAAATTTCAGGTCTTGAGAAAGATGTATGGATTGCTTATTCAGCTATCCAAGAAATGATCCATGGCGTAAAAGCTGCTAAACAGGAAGAGCTCAGGGCAGAACTTTTACAAAACTTAATTGagtggaaatattttgaaaaggatTCCTATGTGCCCTTCAATAGTCTCACAAATATGCACTTGGAAAATGCTTTCATAAGAAAGCGGAAAGATGTTCCAGTTGTTATTgatgagaaaaaatacacagtgaaTGTAGAAGCTAGATATGCTGTGGATGACCAAGGGAAGCGTATACCCGTTATACGTGTTGATAAATCTGAAG ATCAAGAGTCAACAGTGCTCCCGGCAACGTGGGATGATATGCAAAACCAGCGACTCAAAATAGTGGAATTAAAACCAGAGACAAGAGAATACAGAGATGTGCAGGAAAAGTTTCTGAGTACCTGTCAGtcattaaaaattgaaaag ATTGAAAGGGTGCAGAATCCATTTTTTTGGAAGACCTACCAAATAAAGAAGCGTGAAATGGATAACAAAAATGgcaacaaaaataatgagaGGCTTCTATTTCATGGGACAAGTAAGGAGTCATTGACCTTAATTAACAACTATGGATTTAACCGGAGCTATGCTGGAATGCACG CTGCAAACTTTGGGAATGGAACATACTTTGCTGTTAACGCCAACTATTCTGCCAGCGACACCTATTCTAAACCAGATGCGAATGGGAAGAAGTACATGTACTTAGCTCGAGTCCTTGTTGGAGAATATTCTCAGGGGACAAGAGGATCAATTActccagcagcaaaaagcagtaGTAGCTCTATAGATCTGTTTGATAGTTCAACTGATAATATGAAGCATCCCTCCATGTTTATCATATTTAATGACATTCAAGCTTACCCAGAATACCTTATCACTTTCACTAGATAA
- the LOC130153677 gene encoding protein mono-ADP-ribosyltransferase PARP14-like isoform X2, producing MYFENKKKSGGGAIESYVKKDQQMIISFQDEEDAQEVLQRKHHSVKKIDLFVEPWQVETPQEPCQVEDSQGSLPSTVFVLENVQETVKDCMLIMLVENISGLSEDDGDFSVEMIPEIHAAVVSFTGNTAVGEFAKMLNENHRAKQQNITARCLELTKSIRAENIPPNTPSDYITIYFENKKNGGAQVVDVQQLPDEDAAIITFSDHKDVTNILAKQHLLNKTPISVYPYYISLGTALYGKEGPQIKNPDPIMVSLDPYIWCYLQRNNKIIEAISCEMAKCNCVLTWPEPHCADPKVTLHPSATLSEQKRLASRLIKTWNENVCTAFSHSISKYKAIECQVSSEVWEAIRNSFTHDEVLIMPYISKDLLVLVGEKEVVNNVEQELKFLIEKATKEIEREKQRTEEIVVMSAGEFAILQSTGLEEKIHKEFPALRMTPDHLQKVINLRGVPEEVYKVKGEILDNIRKMAKKTVNIHPHIFQFLEQIDNETLSQSLFMSKQISAFYELDTEGVILKGSAPEDLLKAEEEIKKELDYKSITLEDESVLQKKEWRMLTKRNCSNEAIIVTQVESQVIIAGCSQAVAKAFEELHNFVDENTQVQKVIGGKPTVVIMFFETEKTSVWGDLQNKGVKVDFSTQKKHRVISLSGPRREVLKGVTLVEEILSGLHFNRVVIREPGAESYFKEREPFFAASVKQEFKCLIRLEEQSEQLEEQQENSNTGKSYTQVTIGGIVIAVYKADLCTYPVDVVVNASNEDLKHIGGLAEALLKAAGPELQQECDELVKKNGSLQPGCAVITGPGKLPCKNIIHAVGPRWRKDEAEKCVFLLRKTVKKSLQLAETYNHRSIALPAISGGIFGFPRELCTYSIVSSVKETLEESMGDSSLKEIHLVDVAQDNIRAFSKALREVFSNYSSYKSLHQDSIVHQPRKRKISQNSKNFPLVTTEEGLNIMLRKGSIEDATTDIVVISVARDLQLDKGPLAKALLSKAGPMLQMGLEEEGLAKTPEEGSVLKTEGYDLSCSVVLHAVVPAWSQRRTSSKVLGDIIVKCLEIAEELSLKSITFPAIGTGNLGFPRSVVAKLLFDKVFEFSSKNGVNSLEEVHFLLHPKDTANIQEFAAELENRCGNAVDDEVQKTSPNKASQGTAFFGTSSTPAQNVYEMTIGSIVFRVAEGDITKEEGDVIVNITNQTFSLKTGVSKAILNGAGKAVEDECAQLASQSNKSCITTQAGSLPCKKIIHVVAQDDIKALVSKVLQECELQQYTSVTFPAIGTDKMVIYLVSGEAGRDPAVVADNMIDAVTDFARNNSAPSVKTIKVVIFQPHLLNVFHRSMQKRLSPAKTGAKSLLTKLKSFWSSDKCSPKEETKAVLEKRVDLAVVQICGENKKKVEEAEKWLRSAILKEQFQTEIVNESIVHFGEAESEKLRTLQKKLKIALHLDGTSIKISGLEKDVWIAYSAIQEMIHGVKAAKQEELRAELLQNLIEWKYFEKDSYVPFNSLTNMHLENAFIRKRKDVPVVIDEKKYTVNVEARYAVDDQGKRIPVIRVDKSEDQESTVLPATWDDMQNQRLKIVELKPETREYRDVQEKFLSTCQSLKIEKIERVQNPFFWKTYQIKKREMDNKNGNKNNERLLFHGTSKESLTLINNYGFNRSYAGMHAANFGNGTYFAVNANYSASDTYSKPDANGKKYMYLARVLVGEYSQGTRGSITPAAKSSSSSIDLFDSSTDNMKHPSMFIIFNDIQAYPEYLITFTR from the exons AtgtactttgaaaataaaaagaagtctgGTGGGGGGGCCATCGAGTCCTATGTCAAAAAGGATCAGCAAATGATCATCAGCTTTCAGGATGAGGAAG ATGCCCAAGAAGTTTTGCAGAGGAAGCATCACTCAGTGAAGAAAATTGATCTGTTTGTGGAGCCATGGCAAGTGGAGACTCCCCAGGAGCCGTGCCAAGTGGAGGACTCCCAAGGATCCCTGCCTTCCACCGTATTTGTGCTTGAAAATGTGCAGGAGACAGTAAAAGATTGCATGTTAATTATGCTGGTAGAGAACATCAGTGGCTTGTCAGAGGATGATGGTGACTTCAGTGTAGAAATGATACCTGAAATACATGCTGCTGTGGTTTCTTTTACTGGGAATACTG CTGTAGGGGAATTTGCAAAAATGCTTAATGAAAACCACAGAGCAAAGCAACAAAATATTACTGCACGGTGCCTTGAGCTAACAAAAAGCATTAGGGCTGAAAATATACCACCTAACACACCCAGTGACTATATAACCATCTACTTTGAAAATAAGAAGAATGGAGGTGCACAAGTGGTGGAtgttcagcagctgcctgaTGAAGATGCAGCTATCATTACATTCAGTGACCATAAAG atgTAACCAATATCTTGGCAAAGCAGCATTTACTCAACAAAACACCAATCTCTGTCTATCCTTACTACATCTCACTGGGAACAGCTTTATATGGAAAGGAAGGGCCACAAATAAAGAATCCAGATCCAATTATGGTGTCTCTGGATCCGTATATCTGGTGTTACTTGCAGAGAAATAATAAGATAATTGAGGCAATAAGTTGTGAAATGGCAAAGTGTAATTGTGTGCTAACGTGGCCTGAACCCCACTGTGCAGACCCAAAAGTTACTTTGCATCCTTCAGCTACTTTGTCTGAGCAGAAGAGATTAGCATCTCGATTGATCAAGACATGGAATGAAAATGTTTGCACCGCATTTTCACATAGCATATCGAAGTACAAAGCAATAGAATGTCAAGTAAGTTCAGAGGTGTGGGAAGCCATTAGAAACAGCTTTACCCACGATGAAGTTCTGATAATGCCATATATTTCGAAGGATTTACTTGTTTTAGTAGGTGAAAAAGAAGTTGTGAATAATGTTGAACAAGAACTGAAGTTTCTAATAGAAAAGGCCACCAAAGaaattgaaagagaaaagcaaagaactgaagaaatagTGGTAATGAGTGCAGGGGAGTTTGCAATTTTACAGAGTACTGGTCTTGAAGAAAAAATTCATAAGGAGTTCCCAGCCCTGCGGATGACTCCTGATCATTTGCAGAAGGTAATTAACCTACGTGGAGTGCCTGAGGAAGTCTATAAAGTAAAAGGGGAAATATTAGATAATATACgcaaaatggcaaagaaaacagtCAATATCCACCCccatattttccagtttttagaGCAAATTGATAATGAAACCCTGTCACAGAGCCTGTTTATGTCAAAACAAATCAGTGCCTTTTATGAGCTTGACACAGAAGGTGTCATCTTGAAAGGGAGTGCTCCTGAAGATCTCctaaaagcagaagaagaaataaagaaggaacTGGACTACAAAAGCATTACTTTAGAGGATGAATCAGTCCTCCAGAAGAAGGAATGGAGGATGCTTACCAAGAGAAATTGCTCTAATGAAGCTATAATAGTCACTCAGGTAGAGAGTCAGGTCATTATTGCTGGTTGTTCTCAAGCTGTAGCAAAAGCCTTTGAAGAACTTCATAACTTTGTAGATGAAAACACGCAAGTACAAAAGGTCATTGGTGGAAAGCCCACGGTGGTCATAATGTTTTTTGAGACAGAGAAGACCAGTGTTTGGGGTGACTTACAGAATAAAGGTGTGAAAGTTGACTTtagcacacagaaaaaacataGAGTTATATCCTTGAGTGGGCCGAGAAGAGAAGTGCTGAAGGGAGTCACCTTAGTTGAGGAAATTCTGTCTGGCCTGCATTTTAATCGTGTGGTAATTAGAGAGCCAGGAGCCGAGTCATATTTCAAAGAGCGAGAACCCTTTTTTGCTGCCAGTGTGAAACAAGAATTTAAGTGTCTAATCAGGCTGGAAGAGCAGTCAGAACAActggaagaacagcaagaaaatagtAATACAGGCAAGTCCTATACTCAAGTGACCATAGGTGGAATTGTAATAGCTGTTTATAAAGCTGACTTGTGCACTTATCCTGTTGATGTTGTGGTAAATGCATCTAATGAGGACTTAAAACACATCGGTGGCCTTGCTGAGGCACTGTTAAAAGCGGCTGGTCCAGAACTGCAACAGGAGTGTGACGAGCTGGTGAAGAAGAACGGGAGTTTGCAGCCTGGGTGTGCGGTTATCACGGGCCCTGGGAAACTCCCCTGCAAGAACATCATTCATGCTGTTGGTCCCAGGTGGAGGAAGGATGAAGCAGAGAAGTGCGTGTTCTTGTTAAGAAAGACAGTGAAGAAAAGTCTGCAACTGGCTGAAACATACAATCATCGCTCCATAGCTCTCCCTGCTATAAGTGGAGGGATTTTTGGCTTCCCACGGGAGCTGTGTACGTATTCGATTGTATCCTCCGTCAAGGAGACCTTGGAAGAATCCATGGGGGACAGCAGCTTGAAGGAGATTCATCTTGTGGATGTTGCACAGGATAACATTCGGGCATTCAGCAAGGCACTGAGAGAAGTGTTTTCAAATTACTCTTCCTACAAGTCACTGCATCAGGACAGTATAGTTCATCAGcctaggaaaaggaaaatttctcaAAATAGCAAGAACTTCCCATTGGTAACAACTGAGGAGGGCCTCAACATCATgctgagaaaaggaagcattGAAGATGCTACA ACAGACATTGTTGTCATCAGTGTTGCCAGAGATCTCCAGCTTGATAAAGGGCCGCTTGCTAAAGCTTTGCTAAGCAAGGCAGGACCGATGCTTCAGATGGGCTTGGAAGAGGAAGGCCTAGCAAAAACACCTGAGGAAGGCTCTGTGTTGAAAACAGAAGGTTATGATCTGAGTTGCAGTGTTGTGCTTCATGCTGTCGTACCTGCATGGTCCCAGAGACGCACATCTTCAAAG GTCTTGGGCGACATCATCGTAAAATGCCTGGAGATTGCTGAGGAACTATCTTTGAAGTCAATTACTTTCCCAGCAATTGGGACAGGGAATTTAGGATTCCCAAGGTCTGTTGTTGCTAAATTACTGTTTGACAAAGTGTTTGAATTCAGTAGTAAAAATGGAGTAAATTCTCTCGAGGAAGTTCACTTTCTATTGCATCCAAAAGACACAGCTAATATTCAG GAATTTGCAGCTGAACTTGAGAACAGGTGTGGAAATGCTGTAGATGATGAAGTGCAGAAGACTTCTCCAAATAAAGCTAGCCAAGGCACAG ctttcTTTGGTACCTCTTCAACCCCAGCACAGAATGTATATGAAATGACGATTGGCTCCATCGTGTTCCGGGTGGCAGAAGGCGATATTACCAAGGAAGAGGGAGATGTCATTGTAAACATAACAAACCAAACCTTCAGCCTCAAAACAG GTGTCTCTAAAGCCATTCTGAATGGTGCTGGAAAAGCAGTTGAAGATGAATGTGCTCAACTAG CCTCACAATCTAACAAGAGCTGTATCACCACCCAAGCAGGAAGTCTgccatgcaaaaaaataatccatgttGTTGCCCAAGATGATATCAAGGCGCTAGTCTCCAAAGTGCTTCAGGAGTGTGAATTACAGCAGTATACCTCTGTCACCTTCCCAGCAATTGGAACAG acaaaatggTTATATACCTTGTTTCAGGTGAGGCAGGCCGTGATCCAGCTGTAGTAGCTGACAACATGATAGACGCAGTAACTGATTTTGCAAGAAATAACTCTGCTCCTTCTGTGAAAACCATTAAAGTTGTCATCTTTCAGCCACATCTGCTGAATGTGTTCCATAGAAGCATGCAGAAAAGACTAAGTCCTGCTAAAACAGGAGCCAAATCATTGCTAACCAAGTTAAAGT CATTCTGGAGCTCTGACAAATGTTCTCCAAAGGAAGAAACCAAAGCAGTTTTGGAAAAGAGGGTTGACCTGGCTGTTGTGCAGATCTGCggtgaaaacaaaaagaaagtggaagaagctgaaaagtgGTTGAGGAGTGCGATTTTAAAGGAgcaatttcaaacagaaatcGTAAATGAGTCTATCGTTCATTTTGGTGAAGCAGAGAGTGAGAAACTGCGTACCCtacaaaagaaactaaaaattgCTCTTCATTTGGATGGTACCTCTATTAAAATTTCAGGTCTTGAGAAAGATGTATGGATTGCTTATTCAGCTATCCAAGAAATGATCCATGGCGTAAAAGCTGCTAAACAGGAAGAGCTCAGGGCAGAACTTTTACAAAACTTAATTGagtggaaatattttgaaaaggatTCCTATGTGCCCTTCAATAGTCTCACAAATATGCACTTGGAAAATGCTTTCATAAGAAAGCGGAAAGATGTTCCAGTTGTTATTgatgagaaaaaatacacagtgaaTGTAGAAGCTAGATATGCTGTGGATGACCAAGGGAAGCGTATACCCGTTATACGTGTTGATAAATCTGAAG ATCAAGAGTCAACAGTGCTCCCGGCAACGTGGGATGATATGCAAAACCAGCGACTCAAAATAGTGGAATTAAAACCAGAGACAAGAGAATACAGAGATGTGCAGGAAAAGTTTCTGAGTACCTGTCAGtcattaaaaattgaaaag ATTGAAAGGGTGCAGAATCCATTTTTTTGGAAGACCTACCAAATAAAGAAGCGTGAAATGGATAACAAAAATGgcaacaaaaataatgagaGGCTTCTATTTCATGGGACAAGTAAGGAGTCATTGACCTTAATTAACAACTATGGATTTAACCGGAGCTATGCTGGAATGCACG CTGCAAACTTTGGGAATGGAACATACTTTGCTGTTAACGCCAACTATTCTGCCAGCGACACCTATTCTAAACCAGATGCGAATGGGAAGAAGTACATGTACTTAGCTCGAGTCCTTGTTGGAGAATATTCTCAGGGGACAAGAGGATCAATTActccagcagcaaaaagcagtaGTAGCTCTATAGATCTGTTTGATAGTTCAACTGATAATATGAAGCATCCCTCCATGTTTATCATATTTAATGACATTCAAGCTTACCCAGAATACCTTATCACTTTCACTAGATAA